In Centropristis striata isolate RG_2023a ecotype Rhode Island chromosome 5, C.striata_1.0, whole genome shotgun sequence, a single genomic region encodes these proteins:
- the fam131c gene encoding protein FAM131C has product MGACFCKGHKELHHAMTAQQDQTVEGQPSSFKDGQNPSNGSVADKSSGYDIGELATSSLIGLVATIKEHITKPTAMAQGRVAHLIEWKGWGGGSEARGGGGGWSGARRGIGTELQEDEQFYSQMTDEIKEARFAAGVAEQFALAEACMNVWSMNDGLEQPSTSLQAAQSHFLSQFLLDGGSVSVPQHLYSIHAQTYGSTMAANLVLPPTVDSISQTSNVQQDRSTVTAEAAVRHVDSSSLSEDDVFYN; this is encoded by the exons AGCTCCACCATGCCATGACAGCACAGCAGGACCAGACTGTGGAGGGTCAGCCATCCTCTTTCAAG GATGGCCAGAATCCGTCAAACGGCAGTGTGGCAGATAAAAGCAGCGGCTATGATATCGGCGAGCTGGCCACCTCTTCTTTGATTG GTCTGGTGGCCACGATAAAGGAGCATATCACCAAGCCGACAGCGATGGCCCAGGGCCGAGTTGCTCACCTGATTGAGTGGAAGGGTTGGGGTGGAGGCAGCGAAGCCAGGGGAGGCGGTGGTGGGTGGAGCGGGGCCCGGCGGGGCATCgggacagagctgcaggaggatgAACAATTCTACTCCCAAATGACCGACGAGATCAAGGAAGCTCGCTTCGCTGCAG GTGTAGCAGAGCAGTTCGCCCTGGCTGAGGCGTGCATGAATGTGTGGTCCATGAATGACGGCTTAGAGCAGCCCTCCACCAGTTTACAAG CAGCACAAAGCCACTTCTTGTCTCAGTTCCTGCTGGACGGCGGAAGCGTCAGCGTCCCTCAGCACCTGTACAGCATCCACGCCCAGACTTATGGCAGCACCATGGCTGCCAACCTGGTCCTCCCGCCAACAGTTGACTCCATTTCCCAGACGTCCAACGTCCAGCAGGACAGAAGCACCGTAACTGCAGAGGCAGCTGTCCGACACGTAGACAGCAGCTCGCTATCTGAGGATGACGTTTTTTATAACTGA